Proteins encoded within one genomic window of Macaca thibetana thibetana isolate TM-01 chromosome 3, ASM2454274v1, whole genome shotgun sequence:
- the LOC126951696 gene encoding mitochondrial transcription rescue factor 1-like — MAMTSIELLAGVLRKPDTWIGLWGVLQGTPSSHKLCTSWNQYSTKLHAPNYKRLIHNIFSLKFSRLLISPEYIFPFPIRLKSNKSSNKSTTKSPQKVEDEEDSDEESDHEMSEQEEELEDDPNIVKGYQDLEKAMQSFQYDDVLKTGLDIGRNQAEDAFYKGELRLNGEKLWKKNSMVKVGDTLDLLIGEDKEVGTETVMRILLKKVFED; from the coding sequence ATGGCTATGACTAGCATCGAACTGCTTGCCGGTGTTTTAAGAAAGCCAGATACCTGGATTGGACTCTGGGGTGTTCTCCAAGGGACACCTTCGTCACACAAACTCTGTACTTCCTGGAATCAGTACAGCACTAAGTTACATGCACCAAATTATAAAAGACTTATCCATAATATTTTCTCACTGAAATTCTCAAGGCTTTTAATAtctccagaatatatttttccctttcccataAGACTCAAAAGTAATAAAAGCTCTAATAAATCTACTACAAAGTCACCACAAAAAGTAGAAGATGAAGAGGACTCTGATGAAGAAAGCGATCATGAGATGAGTGAGCAGGAAGAGGAGCTTGAGGATGACCCTAATATAGTCAAAGGCTATCAAGACCTGGAAAAAGCAATGCAGTCCTTTCAGTACGATGATGTCCTGAAGACAGGCCTAGATATTGGGAGAAACCAAGCGGAAGATGCATTCTACAAAGGCGAACTCaggctgaatggggaaaagttatGGAAGAAAAATAGCATGGTCAAAGTGGGAGATACATTGGATCTTCTCATTGGAGAGGATAAAGAAGTAGGAACAGAGACAGTGATGAGGATTCTCCTGAAAAAAGTGTTTGaagactga